A window of Pullulanibacillus sp. KACC 23026 genomic DNA:
ATGGTGGGCATCCGAGCTCGAACCATACCCAATAATTTCTCCATAGATAGTCGCATTTCTGCGCTTCGCATGTGTTAAGGATTCAAGGATTAAAACCCCGGCCCCTTCCCCCATTACGAAACCGTCTCGATTGCCATCAAATGGGCGGCTTGCTTTGTCTGGTTCTTCATTTCGGGTGGATAAGGCTTTTGCATTACTAAAACTTGCTAGAGAAATATCGGTTATGGCAGCTTCGGCACCGCCGGCAAACATAAGATCAGCTTCACCGTAACGGATCACCTTAAAGGCCTCACCAATAGCCGTATTTCCAATTGCACAAGCAGAAACTGGTGATAAGGACGGTCCCATTGCGCCCCACTTAATACTAATTTGGGCAGAGGCGGCATTGGCAATCATGGCTGGAACGAGTGTCGGACTCACCCGACTCGGTCCTTTTTTCCGAATAATATCGACATTATTAATAAGTGTTTCTATACCGCCAATACCGGATCCTACGTAGACACCAAGCCGTTCTAAGTCGATCTCTTCGTTATTAAGCCCCGCATCTTCCCATGCCTGTCCGGCAGCCGCCATAGCAAATTGGCAAAAACGGTCTAAACGCTTGGCCTCTTTACGACCTAGAAGCTCTTCTGCGTTAAAATCTTTCACAAGCCCGGCAATTTTAGTTTTATGATTCGAAACATCAAATGTATGTATATCAGAAATACCCGGACGACCTTCCACAAGATTCTTCCAAAAGGTTTCGACATCGTTTCCTATTGGTGAAACAATTCCCATTCCAGTGATTACGACTCTTTCCACACTGGTCCCTCCTAACAAATATAGTTACTAATTATTTTTACACGAGCATTATCCTATTACAAGTTGTTAGTTATCCTAGTATAATTACTACTAGGATGTTCGTATGATGATAGGAGAATGAAAGAGTTGAATAATCAAATGCGGTTAGAGGCACTGTCTGCCTTTTTAAAAACAAAACGAGATAATACGAATCCACAGGCTGTTGGACTTCCAACGGGAGCGCGAAGGCGTACACCCGGACTAAGAAGAGAGGAAGTCGCTCAACTCGCTGGAGTCAGTACAACTTGGTACACCTGGCTTGAACAAGGCAGAGACATTAAAGTGTCAGCTTCTGTCCTAGAATCCATTGCCAAAGCCTTGCAGCTAAATAATGATGAAAGAACTTATTTGTTTGATTTAGCAGCAGAAGTCAATCCCAAGGTCATGGAGCCTGAACATAAGCCGATCCAAATCCCCCCTGCTTTAAATAAAATTCTTTCTGAATTAACCACTTGTCCGACTTGCATCACGGACAAACATTTTCAGATTGTAGGCTGGAATACAGCCGCTGCCCATGTTTTTTTAGATTTTAAAGAAATCCCTTGGGAGCAGCGAAACCTGATTCGATTATTGTTCACACGAAAAGAATTAAGATCTCTAGCCGTCAATTGGGAGCATTTTGTCAAAGGCTTTCTCGCTATTTTTCGCGTTTATTACGGACATTATGTAGGAGATGAATGGTACAATCGGTTTCTTGATGAAATGACGACGCTGCACCCCGAGTTTCAAGCCTTATGGCAAGAAAGCCAAGTCAGTATCGCCCCAGAAGTTCAAATTGAATTCCGGCACGCTAAAGCTGGAAAAATGCTTTTCAATATGACCTCTCTCCAAATACAAGGTGACAGGGATTTAAGATGCAGTGTCTTCACCCCTTGCGAAGACTCCGCAACAGAAACCAAACTAAAACGACTAATGAAAAAGAACGACCAGTAAGTGGAACGCGGCGGTTGGAACGCGGGGACGGTTCTCTCGTTTCAAAAACATGAGCCCCGTCTCCCCTTTCGTTGAAGGGATTCTGTTACAAGTATGAGCTCATTATTAGTATACTTATTTTAATGATGATTTTCGGACGAGACGACCATTCGAATGAACCCCGAGTGAACGCGTTCGTTATTTAGGAGGATTTTTCCTGTGAAATATATTGATAATCTAGATCATATGGATGCCACGCTTAACTTGGCTCTTGAAGAATATATCTTAACACAGCTCGATATTAACGAGACGTATTTGCTTTTTTATAGCATGAGCCCAACGGTCATCGTCGGTAAAAACCAAAACACTTTTGAAGAGATCAATATGGATTTTATTAAAGAAAACAATATTGCGGTGACAAGAAGGCTATCTGG
This region includes:
- a CDS encoding helix-turn-helix transcriptional regulator, with protein sequence MNNQMRLEALSAFLKTKRDNTNPQAVGLPTGARRRTPGLRREEVAQLAGVSTTWYTWLEQGRDIKVSASVLESIAKALQLNNDERTYLFDLAAEVNPKVMEPEHKPIQIPPALNKILSELTTCPTCITDKHFQIVGWNTAAAHVFLDFKEIPWEQRNLIRLLFTRKELRSLAVNWEHFVKGFLAIFRVYYGHYVGDEWYNRFLDEMTTLHPEFQALWQESQVSIAPEVQIEFRHAKAGKMLFNMTSLQIQGDRDLRCSVFTPCEDSATETKLKRLMKKNDQ
- the fabF gene encoding beta-ketoacyl-ACP synthase II, translated to MERVVITGMGIVSPIGNDVETFWKNLVEGRPGISDIHTFDVSNHKTKIAGLVKDFNAEELLGRKEAKRLDRFCQFAMAAAGQAWEDAGLNNEEIDLERLGVYVGSGIGGIETLINNVDIIRKKGPSRVSPTLVPAMIANAASAQISIKWGAMGPSLSPVSACAIGNTAIGEAFKVIRYGEADLMFAGGAEAAITDISLASFSNAKALSTRNEEPDKASRPFDGNRDGFVMGEGAGVLILESLTHAKRRNATIYGEIIGYGSSSDAHHMVAPHPEGKGAILAMQRALGNSELSPEQIDVISAHATSTELGDQLETKAIKEVFGAQAYQIPITANKSVTGHMFGAAGGAEAIALAKMLQEGVIPPTINQEQSDPLCDLDYVPNVARQADVSIGLSNSFGFGGHNAVIVLKKYEE